A DNA window from Phaeobacter sp. A36a-5a contains the following coding sequences:
- a CDS encoding HlyD family type I secretion periplasmic adaptor subunit: protein MTSTGYDLRETSRGASRIIYLAAGALVVFLIWASFAWVDEIVRADGEVVSSSRSQIVQNLEGGILAELHVHQGDTVKAGQILARLQDTKFRAAADDLQDRIDALEIKQYRLEAELEGAFDFNVPDDLAERSPGIYTSERALLNARQTDFTSRRASAREILDQLKDELANMQRLYKKEIVALIEVNRAQKAVSDAQAKYNEIGTQSELELAEDYSKTLRELTSYRQELRLAQDQLDRTVITSPMAGIVNSLAVTTIGGVIRPGEEIVEIIPLGEEMFVEARVKPENIASVQPGQDATIKLSAYDYTIYGSLRGKVDFVSPDTFEDERNPRAEPYYRVTVKVDRSEFTERQQAIEIRPGMRATAELQTGSKTILNYMLKPLYKSREALREP, encoded by the coding sequence ATGACCTCGACCGGCTACGATCTTCGCGAAACCTCGCGTGGGGCGAGCCGCATCATCTATCTGGCGGCGGGCGCTCTGGTGGTGTTTCTGATCTGGGCCAGCTTTGCTTGGGTCGACGAAATCGTTCGTGCCGACGGCGAGGTTGTGTCCTCCTCGCGCTCTCAGATCGTGCAGAACCTTGAAGGCGGTATTCTTGCCGAACTCCATGTGCATCAGGGCGACACGGTGAAGGCCGGGCAGATCCTCGCCCGTCTGCAGGATACCAAGTTCCGCGCCGCCGCTGATGATCTGCAGGACCGGATCGACGCGCTGGAAATCAAACAATACAGGCTTGAGGCCGAACTGGAGGGTGCGTTTGATTTCAATGTTCCCGACGATCTGGCCGAACGCTCCCCAGGCATCTACACCTCGGAGCGTGCGCTGCTGAATGCCCGGCAGACCGATTTCACCAGTCGCCGCGCCAGCGCCCGCGAGATCCTCGACCAGCTGAAGGACGAACTGGCCAATATGCAGCGTCTCTACAAGAAAGAGATCGTGGCCCTGATTGAGGTCAACCGCGCGCAAAAGGCCGTGAGCGACGCCCAGGCCAAATACAATGAAATTGGCACCCAGTCGGAGCTGGAGCTGGCGGAGGATTACTCCAAAACCCTTCGCGAGCTGACCTCGTACCGGCAGGAGCTGCGGCTGGCGCAGGATCAGCTTGACCGAACCGTGATCACCTCACCCATGGCCGGGATCGTCAACAGCCTTGCGGTCACCACCATCGGCGGCGTGATCCGCCCCGGTGAGGAAATCGTCGAGATCATCCCGCTCGGCGAGGAAATGTTTGTAGAGGCACGGGTGAAGCCCGAAAACATCGCCAGCGTCCAACCCGGCCAGGATGCCACGATCAAGCTTTCAGCTTATGATTACACCATCTACGGATCGCTGCGCGGCAAGGTGGATTTTGTCTCGCCCGATACCTTCGAAGACGAGCGCAACCCCCGTGCAGAGCCGTACTACCGGGTGACGGTGAAGGTTGATCGTTCCGAATTTACCGAACGCCAGCAAGCCATCGAGATCCGCCCCGGGATGCGCGCCACCGCTGAATTGCAGACCG
- a CDS encoding ATP-binding cassette domain-containing protein: protein MNNSNRPTDDTVLRTVPPAPRDTGTAGRASGGKPVLRAIDTQSTPHLAPAAAAPAPAPGPATPPMPDVDLTGLLEDGNVGEVSALIEDATARIQHRAALIATFAALKGTNVALSDLAEHMWRNDPGDVSVDSLARALQTTGMQAQINHQVPLIPESWPALAMMNNGQCVLVLSQSRDMLSVYDTTCTDNRADVPVAEFGPYFTGTTLGARNSLKQIAARHTPQLESDHWFWGEFPKYRRQVGEIMLGSLVANILAVSVALFSLQVYDRVVPHQSHATLWVLAIGAFLAIMLEALLKLARARLTDAAGRQIELSVQNNLMRRLIGMRSDKKPLPPSGLFAAMRDFGSVREFFTSTTISTLADIPFIAVFLLLVASIAGPIVWIIIAGGILMLLPAYFMQKRMIALTRQTQGANAKAGRLLHEVVNELDTLKSQRGEDRVLRLWDELNTLSTHAATEQRRLASALTHWSQGVQQATYIGSVVVGTLMVFAGEFTVGTIIATGILTSRTLAPLTQFAATLARWSNVKGALEGLDAIANSAQEKEDERSYLRRDSLQGRFELREVMFRYDEDGAPTLDVPGVAVTPGQRVAVLGVNGSGKSTLLKLMSGLYAPDRGRVMIDGTDMTQIDPRDLRRHIGYLSQDVRLFAGTLRENLNLNQLERDDDRLMTALDFAGLGAHVRNHHKGLDLEIFDGGGGLSIGQRQSIGWARLWLQNPSIVLLDEPTAALDQTLERTLVSRLETWLEGRTTVIATHRMPILSLTNRTLILQSGRMVVDGPRDQVLAHLAAGEGK, encoded by the coding sequence TTGAACAATTCCAACCGCCCGACAGATGACACCGTCCTGCGGACCGTCCCCCCTGCCCCGCGCGACACCGGGACGGCAGGACGTGCCAGTGGTGGCAAACCGGTGCTGCGCGCCATTGATACCCAGTCGACGCCACATCTGGCGCCGGCCGCGGCCGCCCCTGCGCCGGCCCCCGGTCCCGCGACCCCACCGATGCCCGATGTCGATCTGACCGGCCTGCTGGAGGATGGCAACGTGGGCGAGGTCAGCGCGCTGATCGAGGACGCAACAGCGCGTATTCAGCATCGCGCCGCGCTCATCGCGACCTTTGCAGCCCTTAAAGGCACGAATGTCGCCCTCAGCGACCTTGCCGAACATATGTGGCGCAATGATCCGGGCGATGTCTCAGTCGACTCGCTTGCCCGTGCGCTTCAGACCACGGGGATGCAGGCGCAGATCAATCATCAGGTGCCGCTCATCCCCGAAAGCTGGCCCGCGCTGGCCATGATGAACAATGGTCAATGCGTTCTGGTCCTGTCGCAAAGCCGCGATATGCTGAGCGTCTATGACACCACTTGCACAGATAATCGCGCGGATGTGCCAGTGGCCGAGTTCGGCCCCTATTTCACCGGCACAACGCTGGGCGCACGCAATTCCCTGAAACAGATCGCCGCCCGCCATACACCGCAGCTGGAAAGTGATCACTGGTTCTGGGGTGAGTTCCCCAAATACCGCCGTCAGGTCGGCGAGATCATGCTCGGCTCGCTGGTTGCCAATATTCTGGCCGTCTCAGTCGCGCTGTTCTCGCTGCAGGTCTATGACCGCGTGGTTCCTCACCAGTCCCATGCGACGCTCTGGGTGCTGGCAATCGGCGCCTTCCTTGCGATCATGCTGGAAGCACTGCTGAAGCTGGCCCGTGCCCGGCTGACAGATGCCGCCGGACGCCAGATCGAGCTGTCGGTGCAGAACAACCTGATGCGGCGGTTGATCGGGATGCGCTCTGACAAGAAACCACTGCCCCCGTCAGGTCTGTTTGCCGCGATGCGCGATTTCGGATCGGTGCGCGAGTTCTTTACCTCCACCACGATTTCAACACTGGCCGACATTCCGTTCATCGCCGTGTTCCTGCTGCTGGTGGCATCGATTGCGGGCCCGATCGTCTGGATTATCATTGCAGGTGGCATCCTGATGCTGCTGCCCGCCTATTTCATGCAGAAGCGCATGATCGCGCTGACACGTCAGACACAGGGCGCAAATGCCAAAGCCGGACGCCTGCTGCATGAGGTCGTGAACGAGCTGGACACGCTGAAGAGCCAGCGCGGCGAAGACCGGGTTCTGCGGCTCTGGGATGAGCTGAACACGCTCTCCACTCATGCCGCGACCGAGCAGCGCCGCCTTGCCAGCGCGCTTACCCATTGGTCGCAGGGGGTCCAGCAGGCCACCTATATCGGCTCTGTCGTGGTGGGCACTCTGATGGTTTTCGCCGGTGAGTTCACCGTCGGTACCATCATCGCAACCGGTATTCTGACCAGCCGCACGCTGGCACCTCTGACCCAGTTTGCCGCCACGCTGGCCCGCTGGAGCAACGTCAAAGGTGCGCTGGAAGGACTGGACGCCATCGCCAACTCCGCTCAGGAAAAAGAAGACGAACGCTCTTATCTGCGCCGCGACAGCCTGCAAGGCCGGTTCGAACTGCGCGAAGTGATGTTTCGCTATGACGAAGACGGCGCCCCGACGCTGGACGTGCCGGGCGTTGCCGTTACCCCCGGCCAGCGGGTTGCGGTTCTTGGCGTCAACGGCTCCGGGAAATCGACGCTGTTGAAACTGATGTCGGGACTTTATGCGCCGGACCGTGGACGGGTGATGATTGACGGCACCGACATGACCCAGATCGACCCGCGCGACCTGCGCCGCCATATCGGCTATCTCAGCCAGGATGTGCGGCTGTTTGCCGGGACGCTGCGCGAGAACCTGAACCTCAACCAGCTGGAACGCGACGACGACCGGCTGATGACGGCGCTGGATTTTGCAGGCCTCGGCGCCCATGTGCGCAATCACCACAAGGGCCTCGATCTGGAAATCTTCGACGGTGGCGGCGGGCTGTCCATCGGGCAGCGCCAGTCGATCGGCTGGGCGCGCCTGTGGTTGCAGAACCCGTCAATTGTGCTTCTGGATGAACCCACTGCCGCACTGGACCAAACGCTGGAACGCACATTGGTCAGCCGTCTGGAAACCTGGCTGGAGGGTCGCACGACAGTGATTGCGACACATCGGATGCCGATCCTGTCGCTGACCAACCGGACGCTGATCCTGCAATCCGGGCGCATGGTGGTCGACGGACCGCGTGATCAGGTTCTGGCACATCTTGCCGCAGGTGAGGGCAAATGA
- a CDS encoding TolC family protein, which yields MQLGRPIGAVALLCCLSACMQSLPFAKTGEGAETDVNRRASSFAQPDAKNPSVVISTLMQRQSLLEDGSVYDVVAQSAISASARTAEAELTSAKLRAEAKSKNWLPTLGPSVSLTDLGDLVAGILIEQVLFDNGRRKAERAFAAADVEVAAVNLSIDMNSRVETALGLYVAGLRGAEKAAIGTRALSRMYEFERIVKGRVDGGVSDRSDLNVVQSKINGIRSAVATAKDATATSTAELRAMTGQSFDGTPSHLQLATPPEAGAYLTVLKAEAEATRSIEQAKMERAGLLPQVSAAGNVTSDGSGAGLTLDLAQPFGLGTPAALKAIEASKEIAKRQVSEAEEDARRDFSRQMQRLASYRRQEAEAASLAQTSRETYRLFQAQFKAGQRSVMDVVSIYEEVVRREHAHIDAKYEVVLIQLALASDMGLLADGDRI from the coding sequence ATGCAATTGGGACGACCCATTGGCGCGGTGGCACTGTTGTGCTGCCTGTCGGCCTGCATGCAGTCCCTGCCCTTTGCCAAAACCGGCGAAGGCGCCGAAACCGATGTCAATCGGCGCGCCAGCAGCTTTGCCCAGCCGGATGCCAAAAACCCCTCGGTGGTGATCTCAACCCTGATGCAGCGTCAGTCCCTGCTTGAAGACGGCAGTGTCTATGACGTTGTTGCGCAATCCGCGATTTCCGCCTCTGCCCGCACTGCCGAGGCCGAGCTGACCAGCGCCAAACTGCGTGCGGAGGCCAAATCCAAGAACTGGCTGCCGACGCTTGGCCCCTCTGTCAGCCTCACCGATCTCGGGGATCTGGTGGCGGGTATCCTGATTGAACAGGTGTTGTTCGACAATGGACGCCGCAAGGCCGAGCGCGCCTTTGCCGCCGCCGATGTCGAAGTCGCAGCGGTCAACCTCTCGATTGACATGAACAGCCGTGTAGAGACGGCCTTGGGCCTCTATGTCGCGGGCCTGCGCGGCGCTGAGAAAGCTGCGATCGGCACCCGCGCGCTGTCGCGGATGTATGAATTTGAACGTATCGTGAAGGGGCGCGTTGATGGCGGCGTGTCGGACCGGTCCGACCTCAACGTAGTGCAGAGCAAGATCAACGGCATCCGCTCAGCCGTGGCCACGGCCAAGGACGCCACCGCCACCTCAACAGCCGAACTTAGGGCGATGACCGGTCAGAGCTTTGACGGGACGCCAAGCCACCTGCAACTGGCGACCCCGCCGGAGGCCGGTGCCTATCTCACCGTTCTCAAAGCCGAAGCCGAGGCCACCCGCAGTATCGAACAGGCCAAGATGGAGCGCGCAGGTCTGCTGCCGCAGGTCTCAGCCGCGGGCAATGTCACCAGCGATGGTTCGGGCGCCGGACTGACTCTTGATCTGGCGCAGCCCTTTGGCCTTGGCACGCCTGCGGCGCTGAAAGCGATCGAAGCCTCCAAGGAAATTGCCAAACGGCAGGTATCCGAGGCCGAGGAAGATGCACGCCGCGATTTCAGTCGCCAGATGCAACGCCTCGCCTCTTATCGTAGGCAAGAGGCCGAAGCGGCATCCCTGGCGCAGACCAGTCGCGAGACTTATCGCCTGTTTCAGGCACAGTTTAAGGCCGGGCAACGCTCGGTCATGGATGTGGTATCCATCTACGAAGAGGTGGTACGCCGCGAACACGCCCATATCGACGCAAAATACGAAGTCGTTCTGATCCAGCTGGCGCTGGCAAGCGATATGGGACTATTGGCCGATGGGGACCGGATTTGA